TAACATTCAGTTCACATTTATGTTATGGATAAGAtcatatttatgttttttttttcttgttaaatGTCAGCCGCTTACTTAATAAACTCCTCGTCCTGTCGCTCTTGTCGTTCCTCACGCTCCCGAATACTCTCGGTACGATCGAACTGCTGCAGCATACTGTCATAGTCGATGTCCTGCTGGCGACGGTTCAAATCACGCAATTCCTCCAGCGATTCCAGCAGCTCGATTTCATTCCTCGACTGTTGCGTACGATTCTCGAGCAGCTTCATCGGATTGGTAGCTTCCTCTTCGCGAGCCTCTTCCTCTGCCCGTCGGGCTTGTTCTTCAGCCAACTTTAACGCCATAAAGTTACGGGTCGCTCCCGCTTCAATCTCGTAGTCTGTGTTGCGCGGATCAGTTTTGAACGAAATTTCTTGCAGGCAACGCGTGCACTTGATGTAGAACCGATATATCCGTATGCCGAGGTAGTCTTCATTTTCTACATCCTCTTTGCGGGCGTTAAACTTCTTTCCCTTGTAAATATACTCCCCGCAGGTAACACAGCGCATATTGAACGGAGCCATCAAACGTACCGTGTACTGTCGATTCTTCGGTAGCTTCACCCGCGGGATTTTCGACGGATCAAAATCCGGCGGATAGTATTTCTACAAGAAAGCAAGAAACTTAGAATGTGGAGCCCGGAACTATGAAAGAGTAATATTCTACTTACGTTTAAAACTTTACGTTCCgacattttttaaagtaaaactTGCAGCAATATATCgactgtgtgtttgtttacgtttcttTTTACAATGTAAACTGTCAGTCTGTACAACAATGCCATGTTGACAGCGGTCATGTGTCATTTCACGTTCTGCGCCAAACAATCAACGAGGTaagaaaatgtgaaattttAGACGCTTTTTGCAGTACATTCAATCAACAATGttataaaacaattaacagTCAAGGTAATTGCTTAATTATTCTTTAGTTCATGCCCCCAGTGGGCCCCGTTAAAGATTTATTGCAGCTACATCGTAGTTTCattgaaataattcaatcATTTCATAGATGGCTGCGttcgtgaaatatttcattcatttcaagCAGTACGGACGCAGCCATCACATTTCAACTGTTTTAGGAGTACAATGCTATTTGCGCCTAAATGCATACTCTATGTACATAATGATTACTACGGTAAAGCTTTGTAgtgtaaatttaaaatttgcgAAAGGACGAAATGAGGATTGAATTATGTTGAACAGATTACTGACTATTGTGATATATTAATTGACAATCGTACAAAGGACATTCGTAAGGCCTCTTTTCGAACTTTAACAGATAGCTTAAAGATTCAATATTTATAGCGAGTAGATCAGCCAGAAACGAGCAGTGCACCTAAATAGATTGGTCACAGTTAAACATCACGTGACAGTTTACCAACATTTTCTGAAGTAAATTcaacacacagcaaaaccCATGATTAGGCTGTTTCCGTTCctttattgataaaatatcGTTTTCTTATAAAGTTCCACGTTAAGTTATCGGTTGCGCGTAGTccctttgttttgattttttattgtagtatttgttttaattacttCTGTTTCACAAAAAGTAATAGTAGAAGTTAGCGATTACAATGGTAATATATAATGTGATATAATTAGGTTTacgatacaaaaaaagaatcatcatcatttcctTCCGAATTTTAGTAGGTAGCTCATGCTTCTAATACATCGAGGGAAGAAGCATTTGCGTTCACAAAGAGGCGCTCAAggaatcgtttgttttgttttttttgtttccctccACATCCAAACAACCGATTGTCCCTGGCACCGCTTTCAACACTTTTTGGTTTGGCTTGGCGTAGCTTTGTTTGGCGcaatttgtaaacaaattttgcACTACACATCAACACGGTTAGCAAAACACAACTCGTCtagcaagattttttttttttttggcacagCATCTCTAGATATGTGAGTTgggcgtgtttttttgtttgcaaaaaagcGAATTTATCTAGCTAGCCCAATAATGTTTTGCTTCCGCTTTGTACCGCGTCTATAAATACCTCTAGACCGCGGGAGTCCCACTAATCGTCCCGCAGGTTCGATCGTTTCGATGTGATCATCCCTTCCCTAACGTGTGGCTGCGTAATGTAGATATGATCGGTGCACTTATGTATGGTTTTTCTAACCCTCAAATGATCGCAGGTCTGCCCGGACCCGGTCGTTCGTCTTTCCGTTAAATCCACAAAAGTAACAATAAAGTAACCGTAAGCTTCACCGCATCCGAATGGAAATTGTAAtcaatttcaaacacatcgcCGTTATTGTGTTTGtatgcttgtgtgtgtgtgtgttttctctgTGTCTGCCTGTTTTATGTTGGTGTGCAATTTTGGCGCCGGTTTTCAATATTTGTACGAGCAGCAAAGCTTACATCTAgtgagaaggaaaacaaaacggatcATCTTACATCGCTAAGTTACGTTTTAATTTTTCGAAAGAGCTGAGGCTACAAGGCTCGCAAAACTGGTTTCAGGGTTAGACGGGGTGGGACAAAAAAAGGGGATGCAATGTGGTGTGGTGGGACTGCACCAATCGGAACAGTGAAAGCGACTGTACGCTCGCAAAACGATCATTCGGAATGCTACACTAATGCGATCGTGCT
The Anopheles moucheti chromosome 2, idAnoMoucSN_F20_07, whole genome shotgun sequence genome window above contains:
- the LOC128297597 gene encoding splicing factor YJU2; translated protein: MSERKVLNKYYPPDFDPSKIPRVKLPKNRQYTVRLMAPFNMRCVTCGEYIYKGKKFNARKEDVENEDYLGIRIYRFYIKCTRCLQEISFKTDPRNTDYEIEAGATRNFMALKLAEEQARRAEEEAREEEATNPMKLLENRTQQSRNEIELLESLEELRDLNRRQQDIDYDSMLQQFDRTESIREREERQERQDEEFIKSVKFQSKSGVKRVATEIIVEEVKEEVPEKSSSTAAESNKPSCSTATATAPSTTASKSVPSFATSKARKLDNISIGVKKTALSNLVVKKKEMPPPKAPPPVPVTPVASTPSTHVTQTAGAGGVGGIGSLGLLGAYSDSDEGSDEN